The proteins below come from a single Zonotrichia leucophrys gambelii isolate GWCS_2022_RI chromosome 3, RI_Zleu_2.0, whole genome shotgun sequence genomic window:
- the NID1 gene encoding nidogen-1 isoform X1, protein MRAPPSCPRWALLALALPVLALPAEPLQLLPHGEERGDAALEPGDDVRSAALELSTALHFYGAAVRSLYIATNGIIAVNEPPSEEKYLGQFPVSFGAIAPFMADLDTTDGRGNVYYREDSSSDVLQLASDYIKRGFPEAAFDPSSVVIVTWKHVAPSQAAGEDHALEEKRNTFQAVLASSDSSSYAIFLYPEDSLQFYSTYSKNGNKNIPAIVGFSQASTNYYFWEEPGSYNVIAEDEDSIRNLVKSSNAGKQGIWVFEIGSSSDSIVPAKISNILESVEPSEEDQEMTSKPFMSDYGSTEITQQYITSSTDSTEEDQHLVTYSVPQLAAEDFLTSYQDVTGTPSTESFYSPQNFPTAKAPPRHFRIQQFPPQPPQVIDVEEFDETGIVFRYHTDVQETCANNRHQCSVHAICKDYPNGFCCSCIAGYKGNGRQCVAEGSPQRVNGKVRGRIFVGNNPVPVVFENTDLHSYVVMNQGRAYTAISTIPETLGYSLLPLASIGGIIGWMFAVEQQGYKNGFSITGGEFTRQTEVTFLGNNEKLVVKQKFSGIDEHGHLTISTEMEGRIPEIPSGASVHIEPYTELYHTSSSVITSSSSREYTVTEPERDGVAATYTGAYQWRQTISFDECIHDDTPHSAPATQQLSVDSVFVLYNRDEQILRYAMSNSIGPISDGSADINRNPCYTGTHNCDTNAVCRPGTGNRFFCECSIGFRGDGNVCYDIDECSEQPGLCGSNADCNNQPGTYRCECVGGYQFAADGRTCVAVEHEVNHCQRGTHNCDIPQRAQCVYTGGSAYICTCLPGFSGDGRACQDVDECQQGHCHPDAFCYNTPGSFSCHCKAGYRGDGFRCVLGEVEKTKCQHEREVALGSGGAFFPRDVRVGHFIPQCDEHGNYLPTQCHAGSGYCWCVDRDGNEIDGTRSGPGVRPPCLSTAAPPVVVGPSVRPDTVPLPPGTHLLFAQSGKIEHVPLEGNSMKKNGAKALLHIPDRVVIGVAYDCVDKMVYWTDISGPSISRASLHGGEPTTIIKADLGSPEGIAVDHLGRNIFWTDSQLDRIEVARLDGRQRRILFDTGLVNPRAIVLDPVRGNLYWTDWNREAPKIETSYMDGTNRRILVKDDLGLPNGLTFDPYSSMLCWVDAGTKRLECMNPNQLGRRKIVEGIQYPFGVTSYGKNLYYTDWRRDAVVAVDRTISLENDNFQPHKRSRLYGITTAFAQCPGGHNYCTVNNGGCTHLCLATPGGRTCRCPDNTVGVDCIERN, encoded by the exons ATGCGCGCCCCGCCGAGCTGCCCGCGCTGGGCGCTGCTGGCCCTGGCGCTGCCCGTCCTGGCGCTGCCCGCAGAgccgctgcagctgctgccccacggCGAGGAGCGCGGCGATGCCGCCCTGGAGCCCGGGGACGATGTGCGCTCGGCGGCGCTGGAGCTGAGCACGGCGCTGCACTTCTACGGCGCTGCCGTGCGCTCCCTCTAT ATTGCCACTAATGGGATTATTGCAGTGAATGAACCCCCAAGTGAAGAAAAATACCTTGGTCAATTCCCAGTGAGTTTTGGGGCTATTGCTCCTTTTATGGCTGACCTGGACACAACTGATGGACGTGGAAATGTGTACTACAGAGAAGATTCATCCTCAGATGTCTTGCAACTTGCATCAGACTATATCAAAAGAGGTTTTCCTGAGGCTGCTTTTGATCCCAGCAGTGTTGTTATTGTTACCTGGAAGCATGTGGCTCcttcccaggcagcaggagaagatCATGCTTTGGAAGAAAAG agaaaCACATTCCAGGCTGTCTTAGCCTCTTCTGATTCCAGTTCCTATGCTATTTTCCTTTATCCAGAAGATAGCTTGCAGTTCTATAGCACATACTCCAAGAAtggcaataaaaatattcctgctaTCGTTGGCTTTAGTCAAGCCTCTACAAACTACTATTTTTGGGAAGAGCCGGGATCCTACAATGTCATTGCTGAAGATGAAGACAGCATTAGAAACCTTGTCAA AAGCAGCAATGCTGGGAAGCAGGGCATCTGGGTGTTTGAGATTGGTAGCTCATCTGACAGTATCGTGCCTGCCAAAATCAGCAATATTTTGGAGAGCGTAGAGCCCAGCGAAGAAGACCAGGAGATGACTTCTAAGCCCTTTATGTCTGACTATGGTTCCACTGAAATAACACAGCAGTATATCACAAGTAGCACGGACAGCACTGAAGAGGATCAGCACCTTGTCACATACAGTGTTCCTCAGCTAGCTGCAGAAGACTTTCTGACTTCATACCAAGATGTAACAGGAACACCTTCAACTGAGTCTTTTTACAGTCCTCAAAATTTCCCGACAGCAAAAGCTCCACCTCGCCACTTTCGCATCCAGCAGTTCCCCCCACAGCCACCTCAAGTAATAGATGTGGAAGAATTTGATGAAACTGGAATAG TGTTTCGCTACCACACAGATGTCCAAGAGACCTGTGCTAACAACCGTCACCAGTGCTCTGTTCATGCTATTTGCAAGGATTATCCCAACGGGTTTTGTTGCAGTTGTATTGCTGGCTACAAAGGAAATGGCAGACAGTGTGTAGCAGAAG GTTCTCCTCAGAGAGTCAACGGCAAGGTCAGAGGAAGAATCTTTGTAGGAAACAACCCCGTCCCAGTTGTGTTTGAGAACACTGATCTCCACTCCTATGTTGTGATGAACCAAGGACGTGCCTACACTGCCATCAGCACAATCCCAGAGACTTTGGGGTATTCTTTACTGCCTCTTGCCTCTATTGGAGGTATCATAGGATGGATGTTTGCTGTGGAACAGCAAGGATATAAAAATGGATTCAGCATTACTG GTGGTGAGTTTACACGGCAGACAGAAGTAACTTTTCTTGGCAACAATGAGAAGCTGGTTGTAAAGCAGAAGTTCAGTGGCATTGATGAGCATGGTCACCTCACCATCAGCACAGAAATGGAGGGCAGAATTCCTGAGATCCCATCTGGGGCATCAGTCCATATAGAGCCCTACACCGAGCTCTACCACACCTCTAGTTCTG TGATCACTTCATCGTCCTCGAGGGAGTACACGGTGACAGAGCCAGAAAGGGATGGAGTGGCTGCCACCTACACAGGTGCCTACCAGTGGCGCCAGACCATCTCCTTTGATGAATGCATCCACGATGACACCCCCCATTCTGCTCCTGCCACTCAGCAGCTCTCGGTGGACAGCGTGTTTGTCCTGTACAACAGGGACGAGCAGATCCTGCGATACGCCATGAGCAATTCCATCGGCCCCATTAGTG ATGGTTCTGCTGATATTAACCGGAATCCTTGCTACACTGGCACTCATAACTGTGACACCAACGCCGTGTGCCGTCCGGGAACTGGGAATCGTTTTTTCTGCGAATGTTCGATTGGCTTCCGCGGAGATGGAAACGTTTGTTACG ATATTGATGAGtgttcagagcagccagggctgtgtggcagcaATGCAGACTGCAACAACCAGCCGGGAACCTACCGCTGTGAGTGTGTCGGGGGATACCAGTTTGCGGCAGATGGGCGGACTTGTGTCG CTGTGGAGCATGAGGTAAACCACTGCCAGAGGGGCACACACAACTGTGACATTCCTCAGCGTGCTCAGTGTGTGTACACCGGAGGGTCTGCCTACATCTGCACCTGCCTCCCCGGCTTCTCCGGAGATGGGCGAGCCTGTCAGG ATGTAGATGAATGTCAACAGGGCCACTGTCATCCAGATGCTTTCTGCTACAACACTCCCGGGTCCTTCAGCTGCCACTGCAAGGCAGGTTATCGTGGGGATGGTTTCCGATGTGTGTTAGGAG aagtaGAAAAGACCAAATGCCAGCATGAACGAGAAGTAGCTCTTGGCAGCGGAGGTGCTTTCTTCCCAAGGGATGTAAGAGTTGGTCACTTCATTCCCCAGTGTGATGAGCATGGGAATTACCTACCCACACAGTGCCATGCTGGCAGTGGATATTGCTGGTGTGTGGATAGGGATGGAAATGAGATTGATGGCACCAGAAGCGGTCCAGGAGTCCGACCACCAT GTCTGAGCACAGCCGCTCCCCCTGTTGTTGTTGGGCCCTCTGTTCGACCAGACACGGTGCCTCTGCCACCAGGAACGCACTTGCTTTTTGCCCAAAGTGGTAAAATTGAACATGTTCCCCTAGAGGGAAACAGTATGAAGAAAAATGGTGCAAAAGCACTCTTGCATATTCCA GACAGAGTTGTTATTGGAGTTGCTTACGACTGCGTGGACAAGATGGTTTATTGGACAGACATCAGCGGCCCCTCGatcagcagggccagcctgcATGGTGGGGAACCAACAACCATAATCAAAGCAG ACTTGGGAAGCCCTGAAGGGATAGCTGTAGATCATCTAGGTCGCAACATCTTCTGGACTGACTCTCAGCTGGATAGAATAGAAgtggccaggctggacgggCGGCAGCGTCGCATCCTTTTTGACACTGGTTTGGTGAACCCCAGAGCAATCGTCCTGGATCCTGTGAGAGG AAACTTGTACTGGACTGACTGGAACAGAGAAGCTCCTAAAATTGAAACTTCATACATGGATGGCACAAATAGAAGAATTCTTGTTAAAGATGATCTTGGGTTACCAAATGGACTGACATTTGATCCTTATTCCTCAATGCTGTGCTGGGTAGATGCAG GTACCAAGAGGCTGGAATGCATGAACCCTAATCAGCTTGGTAGACGGAAGATTGTTGAAGGGATTCAGTATCCTTTTGGTGTTACAAGCTATGGGAAGAATTTATACTATACAGACTGGAGAAG GGATGCTGTTGTAGCAGTGGATCGCACCATTTCATTAGAAAATGATAACTTCCAGCCTCACAAGCGCTCACGACTGTACGGAATCACCACAGCCTTTGCTCAGTGCCCAGGAG
- the NID1 gene encoding nidogen-1 isoform X2, which yields MADLDTTDGRGNVYYREDSSSDVLQLASDYIKRGFPEAAFDPSSVVIVTWKHVAPSQAAGEDHALEEKRNTFQAVLASSDSSSYAIFLYPEDSLQFYSTYSKNGNKNIPAIVGFSQASTNYYFWEEPGSYNVIAEDEDSIRNLVKSSNAGKQGIWVFEIGSSSDSIVPAKISNILESVEPSEEDQEMTSKPFMSDYGSTEITQQYITSSTDSTEEDQHLVTYSVPQLAAEDFLTSYQDVTGTPSTESFYSPQNFPTAKAPPRHFRIQQFPPQPPQVIDVEEFDETGIVFRYHTDVQETCANNRHQCSVHAICKDYPNGFCCSCIAGYKGNGRQCVAEGSPQRVNGKVRGRIFVGNNPVPVVFENTDLHSYVVMNQGRAYTAISTIPETLGYSLLPLASIGGIIGWMFAVEQQGYKNGFSITGGEFTRQTEVTFLGNNEKLVVKQKFSGIDEHGHLTISTEMEGRIPEIPSGASVHIEPYTELYHTSSSVITSSSSREYTVTEPERDGVAATYTGAYQWRQTISFDECIHDDTPHSAPATQQLSVDSVFVLYNRDEQILRYAMSNSIGPISDGSADINRNPCYTGTHNCDTNAVCRPGTGNRFFCECSIGFRGDGNVCYDIDECSEQPGLCGSNADCNNQPGTYRCECVGGYQFAADGRTCVAVEHEVNHCQRGTHNCDIPQRAQCVYTGGSAYICTCLPGFSGDGRACQDVDECQQGHCHPDAFCYNTPGSFSCHCKAGYRGDGFRCVLGEVEKTKCQHEREVALGSGGAFFPRDVRVGHFIPQCDEHGNYLPTQCHAGSGYCWCVDRDGNEIDGTRSGPGVRPPCLSTAAPPVVVGPSVRPDTVPLPPGTHLLFAQSGKIEHVPLEGNSMKKNGAKALLHIPDRVVIGVAYDCVDKMVYWTDISGPSISRASLHGGEPTTIIKADLGSPEGIAVDHLGRNIFWTDSQLDRIEVARLDGRQRRILFDTGLVNPRAIVLDPVRGNLYWTDWNREAPKIETSYMDGTNRRILVKDDLGLPNGLTFDPYSSMLCWVDAGTKRLECMNPNQLGRRKIVEGIQYPFGVTSYGKNLYYTDWRRDAVVAVDRTISLENDNFQPHKRSRLYGITTAFAQCPGGHNYCTVNNGGCTHLCLATPGGRTCRCPDNTVGVDCIERN from the exons ATGGCTGACCTGGACACAACTGATGGACGTGGAAATGTGTACTACAGAGAAGATTCATCCTCAGATGTCTTGCAACTTGCATCAGACTATATCAAAAGAGGTTTTCCTGAGGCTGCTTTTGATCCCAGCAGTGTTGTTATTGTTACCTGGAAGCATGTGGCTCcttcccaggcagcaggagaagatCATGCTTTGGAAGAAAAG agaaaCACATTCCAGGCTGTCTTAGCCTCTTCTGATTCCAGTTCCTATGCTATTTTCCTTTATCCAGAAGATAGCTTGCAGTTCTATAGCACATACTCCAAGAAtggcaataaaaatattcctgctaTCGTTGGCTTTAGTCAAGCCTCTACAAACTACTATTTTTGGGAAGAGCCGGGATCCTACAATGTCATTGCTGAAGATGAAGACAGCATTAGAAACCTTGTCAA AAGCAGCAATGCTGGGAAGCAGGGCATCTGGGTGTTTGAGATTGGTAGCTCATCTGACAGTATCGTGCCTGCCAAAATCAGCAATATTTTGGAGAGCGTAGAGCCCAGCGAAGAAGACCAGGAGATGACTTCTAAGCCCTTTATGTCTGACTATGGTTCCACTGAAATAACACAGCAGTATATCACAAGTAGCACGGACAGCACTGAAGAGGATCAGCACCTTGTCACATACAGTGTTCCTCAGCTAGCTGCAGAAGACTTTCTGACTTCATACCAAGATGTAACAGGAACACCTTCAACTGAGTCTTTTTACAGTCCTCAAAATTTCCCGACAGCAAAAGCTCCACCTCGCCACTTTCGCATCCAGCAGTTCCCCCCACAGCCACCTCAAGTAATAGATGTGGAAGAATTTGATGAAACTGGAATAG TGTTTCGCTACCACACAGATGTCCAAGAGACCTGTGCTAACAACCGTCACCAGTGCTCTGTTCATGCTATTTGCAAGGATTATCCCAACGGGTTTTGTTGCAGTTGTATTGCTGGCTACAAAGGAAATGGCAGACAGTGTGTAGCAGAAG GTTCTCCTCAGAGAGTCAACGGCAAGGTCAGAGGAAGAATCTTTGTAGGAAACAACCCCGTCCCAGTTGTGTTTGAGAACACTGATCTCCACTCCTATGTTGTGATGAACCAAGGACGTGCCTACACTGCCATCAGCACAATCCCAGAGACTTTGGGGTATTCTTTACTGCCTCTTGCCTCTATTGGAGGTATCATAGGATGGATGTTTGCTGTGGAACAGCAAGGATATAAAAATGGATTCAGCATTACTG GTGGTGAGTTTACACGGCAGACAGAAGTAACTTTTCTTGGCAACAATGAGAAGCTGGTTGTAAAGCAGAAGTTCAGTGGCATTGATGAGCATGGTCACCTCACCATCAGCACAGAAATGGAGGGCAGAATTCCTGAGATCCCATCTGGGGCATCAGTCCATATAGAGCCCTACACCGAGCTCTACCACACCTCTAGTTCTG TGATCACTTCATCGTCCTCGAGGGAGTACACGGTGACAGAGCCAGAAAGGGATGGAGTGGCTGCCACCTACACAGGTGCCTACCAGTGGCGCCAGACCATCTCCTTTGATGAATGCATCCACGATGACACCCCCCATTCTGCTCCTGCCACTCAGCAGCTCTCGGTGGACAGCGTGTTTGTCCTGTACAACAGGGACGAGCAGATCCTGCGATACGCCATGAGCAATTCCATCGGCCCCATTAGTG ATGGTTCTGCTGATATTAACCGGAATCCTTGCTACACTGGCACTCATAACTGTGACACCAACGCCGTGTGCCGTCCGGGAACTGGGAATCGTTTTTTCTGCGAATGTTCGATTGGCTTCCGCGGAGATGGAAACGTTTGTTACG ATATTGATGAGtgttcagagcagccagggctgtgtggcagcaATGCAGACTGCAACAACCAGCCGGGAACCTACCGCTGTGAGTGTGTCGGGGGATACCAGTTTGCGGCAGATGGGCGGACTTGTGTCG CTGTGGAGCATGAGGTAAACCACTGCCAGAGGGGCACACACAACTGTGACATTCCTCAGCGTGCTCAGTGTGTGTACACCGGAGGGTCTGCCTACATCTGCACCTGCCTCCCCGGCTTCTCCGGAGATGGGCGAGCCTGTCAGG ATGTAGATGAATGTCAACAGGGCCACTGTCATCCAGATGCTTTCTGCTACAACACTCCCGGGTCCTTCAGCTGCCACTGCAAGGCAGGTTATCGTGGGGATGGTTTCCGATGTGTGTTAGGAG aagtaGAAAAGACCAAATGCCAGCATGAACGAGAAGTAGCTCTTGGCAGCGGAGGTGCTTTCTTCCCAAGGGATGTAAGAGTTGGTCACTTCATTCCCCAGTGTGATGAGCATGGGAATTACCTACCCACACAGTGCCATGCTGGCAGTGGATATTGCTGGTGTGTGGATAGGGATGGAAATGAGATTGATGGCACCAGAAGCGGTCCAGGAGTCCGACCACCAT GTCTGAGCACAGCCGCTCCCCCTGTTGTTGTTGGGCCCTCTGTTCGACCAGACACGGTGCCTCTGCCACCAGGAACGCACTTGCTTTTTGCCCAAAGTGGTAAAATTGAACATGTTCCCCTAGAGGGAAACAGTATGAAGAAAAATGGTGCAAAAGCACTCTTGCATATTCCA GACAGAGTTGTTATTGGAGTTGCTTACGACTGCGTGGACAAGATGGTTTATTGGACAGACATCAGCGGCCCCTCGatcagcagggccagcctgcATGGTGGGGAACCAACAACCATAATCAAAGCAG ACTTGGGAAGCCCTGAAGGGATAGCTGTAGATCATCTAGGTCGCAACATCTTCTGGACTGACTCTCAGCTGGATAGAATAGAAgtggccaggctggacgggCGGCAGCGTCGCATCCTTTTTGACACTGGTTTGGTGAACCCCAGAGCAATCGTCCTGGATCCTGTGAGAGG AAACTTGTACTGGACTGACTGGAACAGAGAAGCTCCTAAAATTGAAACTTCATACATGGATGGCACAAATAGAAGAATTCTTGTTAAAGATGATCTTGGGTTACCAAATGGACTGACATTTGATCCTTATTCCTCAATGCTGTGCTGGGTAGATGCAG GTACCAAGAGGCTGGAATGCATGAACCCTAATCAGCTTGGTAGACGGAAGATTGTTGAAGGGATTCAGTATCCTTTTGGTGTTACAAGCTATGGGAAGAATTTATACTATACAGACTGGAGAAG GGATGCTGTTGTAGCAGTGGATCGCACCATTTCATTAGAAAATGATAACTTCCAGCCTCACAAGCGCTCACGACTGTACGGAATCACCACAGCCTTTGCTCAGTGCCCAGGAG